The proteins below come from a single Poecilia reticulata strain Guanapo linkage group LG5, Guppy_female_1.0+MT, whole genome shotgun sequence genomic window:
- the gdf5 gene encoding growth/differentiation factor 5: MNVVTRLSLLLSCWTLFYLHPVRGSLSRSGPAERTGGAHRGSAHPAGRQPVPAAGSWKPHAGPPLITADTTPMRGKQTAGGNREHPHPHHHQQLEQLEQPTGALDLGRKEAARSWPPAADARVKPHAPAHAGGGVGVGDSPGKPAGTVAARASAAAAAARGGFPPAAQRGAAARRQKLGDKQPLVTPHDYMLSLYWSLSSGDLNSSALHEAGLANTITSFVDRGHDDRGSMLRRQRYQFNISSLERDGLLGAELRILRKPVSVAAADGGSVPWLKLYSCASGRQKAALLQSRTVDDLLGGFSNKWEVFDIYKVFNGFKNQQLCLELEALEHRGGRPLDLRTLGFARPGRTNKEKAFLLAFGKSKKRDLFYNEIKARSGHDNKTVYEYLFNQRRMRRAPPPRGAKKPLRIPSQVLPQHQVAKSRPRCHRRRLHVNFKDMGWVDWIIAPLEYDAYHCDGSCDFPIRSHLEPTNHAIIQTLINSMDPDTTPPTCCVPTRLSSISILYIDSANNVVYKQYEEMVVESCGCR; the protein is encoded by the exons ATGAACGTTGTGACGcgtctctctctgctgctcagctgcTGGACTCTCTTCTACCTGCATCCTGTCCGCGGCTCCCTCAGCCGCAGCGGACCCGCAGAGCGCACAGGAGGAGCCCACCGTGGATCCGCGCACCCCGCAGGGAGGCAGCCGGTCCCCGCTGCAGGGAGCTGGAAACCCCACGCAGGACCCCCGCTGATTACAGCCGACACGACCCCGATGAGAGGCAAACAGACTGCGGGAGGGAACCGGGAACATCCTCATCCTCACCATCAtcagcagctggagcagctggagcagcCGACCGGAGCGCTGGACTTGGGGCGCAAAGAGGCTGCGCGCTCCTGGCCTCCCGCTGCGGATGCACGCGTCAAACCGCACGCCCCCGCACATGCAGGAGGAGGTGTCGGAGTTGGAGATTCACCGGGGAAACCTGCGGGAACGGTCGCCGCCAGGGCGAGCgccgcggcggcggcggcgcgcGGCGGCTTTCCTCCGGCGGCGCAGCGCGGAGCCGCCGCCAGGAGGCAGAAACTGGGCGACAAGCAGCCGCTGGTGACCCCGCACGACTACATGCTGTCCCTGTACTGGTCCCTGAGCAGCGGGGACCTGAACAGCAGCGCGCTGCATGAGGCCGGCCTGGCCAACACCATCACCAGCTTCGTGGACAGAGGACACG ATGATCGAGGGTCCATGTTGCGACGTCAGAGGTACCAGTTCAACATCAGCTCTCTGGAGCGGGACGGGCTCCTGGGGGCCGAGCTCCGCATCCTGAGGAAGCCGGTCTCCGTGGCGGCGGCTGACGGAGGCTCGGTGCCCTGGTTGAAGCTGTACAGCTGCGCTTCAGGCCGGCAGAAAGCGGCTCTGCTCCAGTCCAGGACGGTGGATGATCTCCTGGGCGGATTCAGCAACAAGTGGGAAGTGTTTGACATTTATAAAGTCTTCAACGGATTCAAGAACCAGCAGCTGTGCTTAGAGCTGGAGGCCCTGGAACACCGAGGAGGCCGTCCGCTGGACCTGCGGACTCTGGGCTTCGCTCGACCCGGCAGGACCAACAAGGAGAAGGCATTCCTCCTGGCGTTTGGGAAGAGCAAGAAGCGAGATCTCTTTTACAACGAGATCAAAGCACGTTCGGGTCACGACAACAAAACCGTCTACGAGTATCTGTTCAACCAGCGACGGATGAGGCGAGCTCCTCCGCCAAGAGGCGCCAAGAAACCCCTCCGGATTCCCTCTCAGGTCCTCCCGCAGCACCAGGTGGCCAAGTCCAGGCCGCGCTGCCACCGCCGGCGACTCCACGTCAACTTCAAGGACATGGGCTGGGTCGACTGGATCATCGCGCCGCTGGAGTACGACGCCTACCACTGCGACGGCTCCTGTGACTTCCCCATCCGCTCGCACCTGGAGCCCACCAACCACGCCATCATCCAGACCCTGATCAACTCCATGGACCCGGACACGACCCCGCCCACCTGCTGCGTCCCGACGCGCCTCAGCTCCATCAGCATCCTCTACATCGACTCGGCCAACAACGTCGTCTACAAGCAGTACGAGGAGATGGTGGTGGAGTCCTGCGGCTGCAGGTAG